In Lodderomyces elongisporus chromosome 2, complete sequence, the following proteins share a genomic window:
- the XOG1 gene encoding glucan 1,3-beta-glucosidase (CAZy:GH5) encodes MKVQFFAILAIFIALLDALIIKRQDEGNSASLDSANSNLKSKRQAWDYQNDITRGLNLGGWFVLEPYITPSLFGTWLFPENTPVDEYHFTKQLGKDAASQVLNQHWSTWITEDDFQQISYLGINMVRIPIGYWAFQLLDNDPYVQGQVEYLDKALEWARTHGLKVWVDLHGAPGSQNGFDNSGLRDHYEWQNGNNVQVTLDVLNTIFQKYGGDEYADVVSGIELINEPLGPALDMDAIKQFYQDGYSALRNTGSSTPVIIHDAFQSLGYWNNFLQTSNSVWNVVIDHHHYQVFSAGELQRSIDEHVSTACNWGWNTKKESHWTVAGEWSAALTDCAPWLNGVGRGARFTGDYDNSPYIGSCDSLDTGNMRRYIEAQLDAFEYNGGWIFWNWKTEDALEWDFQKLTFQGIFPQPLTDRQYPNQCNFNS; translated from the coding sequence atgaaggtTCAGTTTTTTGCAATACTAGCAATATTTATTGCTTTGCTAGATGCATTGATTATTAAGAGACAAGATGAAGGCAACTCGGCTTCATTGGACTCGGCCAACAGCAATCTCAAGAGTAAAAGACAAGCTTGGGACTACCAAAATGACATTACACGTGGTTTAAACCTTGGTGGATGGTTTGTTCTTGAACCATATATCACACCCTCATTGTTTGGCACTTGGTTGTTTCCTGAAAATACACCAGTTGACGAGTACCACTTTACAAAGCAATTGGGCAAAGATGCTGCACTGCAAGTTTTGAACCAACACTGGTCGACTTGGATCACTGAAGATGATTTTCAGCAAATTAGCTATTTGGGCATCAATATGGTTCGTATCCCTATTGGATACTGGGCATTTCAATTGTTGGATAATGACCCATATGTACAAGGACAAGTTGAATACCTCGACAAGGCTTTGGAATGGGCTAGAACTCATGGCCTCAAGGTTTGGGTTGATCTCCACGGTGCGCCAGGTTCGCAAAATGGATTTGACAATTCAGGATTGAGAGATCATTATGAATGGCAGAATGGCAATAATGTACAAGTTACTTTGGATGTGCTAAATACAATTTTCCAGAAGTATGGAGGTGACGAATATGCAGATGTCGTTAGTGGTATCGAATTGATTAATGAACCCTTGGGACCAGCACTCGATATGGATGCAATTAAACAATTTTACCAAGATGGATACTCTGCGTTGCGTAATACTGGCTCGTCAACTCCAGTGATTATCCACGATGCTTTCCAATCATTGGGCTACTGGAATAACTTTTTACAAACTTCAAATTCGGTGTGGAATGTTGTGAttgaccaccaccactaccaggTTTTCTCTGCTGGTGAATTGCAACGCAGTATTGATGAACATGTCTCGACAGCTTGCAATTGGGGCTGGAACACCAAGAAGGAATCACACTGGACAGTGGCTGGCGAATGGTCTGCCGCTTTAACCGACTGTGCCCCATGGCTCAATGGTGTAGGAAGAGGTGCTAGATTTACTGGTGACTATGACAATTCGCCATATATTGGATCATGTGACTCCTTGGATACTGGTAATATGAGGAGATATATTGAAGCGCAATTGGATGCCTTTGAGTATAATGGTGGATGGATCTTTTGGAACTGGAAAACTGAGGATGCCCTCGAATGGGATTTCCAAAAGTTGACGTTTCAAGGCATTTTCCCTCAACCATTAACAGATAGGCAATATCCAAACCAATGTAACTTTAATTCATAA